From Populus alba chromosome 16, ASM523922v2, whole genome shotgun sequence:
TTCTCAGGTTCAATTAGAGAAAGGGTTTTCCACAGTATTGTAAGTGACAATAAGGAAATGTTAGTTTTATCCTGAAAAGCACGAGAAAGCAAACTGTGGATACCTTAATAACCCATCTCTAATTAGTATTTGGAGGATGTTACATGATACCAAATGATTTGTATACATCTTATTATGACCTGTCTTATCTTATTGGACCTGTTTTAGTATTTTacatgtaataatccaataaatGTTttgtaagtaaataaataatatattttcatttgaaagaCCATGGTACCCAGTGACCTACCCGTTGCTGAACTAGTGAACCTTCCAGGCCTTGGCCAGGTCAAGGTTGAGCTGGGTTTGATAATCCAACCCACCCAAAGGACCAAAACAGGCAAAACCATATTTTCAGGCCTTGAAATGCCAAACTCAATAGTCTAGTTTAGTCCCCATCCATTAATTTATGATCTTCAATTCAGTGTCAAACTTGCAAAACTTGCAATCACAAAAAATTTGAGGGATGGTCAATTGCAAAGATCTTGTACATATTACGAACCATCAGTGTATTCAATTTTCCGTGATTGGAAGTGAGTTAGGAGGTTTGAAGACTGAAATGAAATATGTGCGCGCGCTTTGTGTATATAGAAGCTAAATGATGTTATTTGCTCCAGCACCAGATGGCAAAGACATCAGTGATCATATACAATCTAATTGAAAAACACAAAGACAATCACAGGCTAAAGAAATACTGTTTTCAGAACATTAATTTCAAcgatttgctttgtttttgccTTTTAGTTAGTCATTGAACATATTTACAGCACATAATTTTTTTGCCATCAGAAAGTGACACTAATATAGAAAGTGCCTTACctgatttcttatttttcttggatGAAGCATTCCTAAGCTTCTTGTTCCGCCCTTTCCCTGCCTCAACGAAGATATGATTGTACTTCTCTAAtaccctttccttttcttcaagtAAGCCTAGCATCTCATATGAATCTGCCACTTTTTGCACTATGGATTTTTCTGGAGGTTGACGATCAAAAGCTTCCAGCCCTTTGAAAAGCTTTGCATCCAATTACAGCGACAAAGCCAGGTTAATCCAACGTTTATTAGAAAGTGGTCAGTTCaaacaatttatgaaaaaagaaaaatgctaaTCTAACATCAGCctataaccaactaaaaaagacaCCACATGACAAATCTAAGGAAGGCGTAAATAGTAAATACAGTGATTTAATAGCACTGAAAGGCAAGACAGATATTCCTTTCTCAAAGACAAACAACAACATGAGATGAATTTTGTAGCATTTCTTCTCCTCCTTCCACTTACTTTTTAACCAAGGACAAAATCTTCCACATCCTCCAATTCATTAAATGTTAATGTCCAACAAAGTCTGTTCAATTTAAGCTACAAATCAGTAAAGTTTTGCTATATTCTTGGGATAGAATAGAACAAATATCATACTCTACAATGATGGAGCTTTTCAGTGACTTCAAAACAACATCCTAAGTTTTGTTCTATTTCCTTCCTTAAGTTTAGTTGCACGTACAAGGAGTTGATAAGTAAAGACATAATGGTTTAGTGTATGAGCAACTCTCTACTGTTTTCATTCATGTTCCAATGCAGCTACCTCTACAATGATGGAGCTTTTCAGTGTCCTTTACTGGAAAATAATGTGTACAGAGaatattcaaattgtttttcttgcattagattatgaatttatagaAAACCACAATTTCCTACAGAACAATTAAAAAGTATGGCATGCAGATTGTGAGTGATAATTGCCCAGTAAACATAATAAGCTCATTACACACATCTGATTTTCCATATCAAGAAGCAAGTGGCACGCTGCAAACCAAACCTTTATGAGATTCTCTAGCATGTTGTTTCTGTAGTATATAGATATCATGCGATTACATAGCTGCCATGGCACGGAATGAAGATCTCTACCAATTTTCTTCAACCAAAACTCATGTGCTTCTTTTGCTCTGTGGTCCATATCTAATGCTCGTATAAACTGCGCATAAGTTCCCATTGTAGTTCCCTGCCCCTTGCTGAGCATCCATTTAATAACCTTTGGagattaataaaatatgaacaGATCAAATAATGCATTATGCTAAAGAAATAACATTAACAAGTAGCATaacaaagaatattaaaaacatagtaGCATAACAAAGAATATTTTAACAACATAGAAACATCACTCATGAACATGTTGAAAACCAAGTTGACAAAATTACTTTACACTTTGATGCTgtcaagctaaaaaaatatatggtaggTAGTCACTATAGTTCATGGGTAGCTAAGGCGGGTCTTGGTAGCGTGCTTAAGACTAAAATTaccaacataaaaaagaaaataaaccaaactGTATCCAACATTCTCTAATGACACTAAATAATAACTACTCACTAAGAGCTGAAAGCAGACTTTTGCAAAACTATATTAGGAGCTTCCCCCAACGCATTCACAAATATCTTCAGAAAAGTAAACATAAAGCAGCTTATTAATTAGCAAAAAACCAATTGCAGCTATCGCCATGCACCAATGCAAGGAAGGTCTCCAATATCTCCTGATTATACTTCCAATTCTTTGGCCTATTCCTCTTCTCAATATGTTTCTTCATAAAACTTCAATATTATCCTTGCGGACCCCAAGTGTTTTTGTGTCACCTTAGAAATACATCCATTGAGCCAAGGTGGCCCAATGTAAAGACCTTTATCTAAGTTGTAGTActcgaagaaaaagaaatactcGTAAAATCCAGGTTAATCTCTTAAACCCACGGTCTGTTAAGTTCTAGACCCAGGTTCAACCAAGAAGCTAAACACacaaccaattaaatattaaaagataaaatcataagaaaaaaatcaatttaaaaaaaaaaaaaaagcaaggtaagaaaatagcaataaaaaaaaataaaaaatcaaatttgatagaaaaaaaaaaactcaaggagaattgaaattgtaaaacaaaaccaattttaaaaaccatcttaaacaaaaaaaaacagcaattaaaaaaataaaacaccaaatatgacattaaaaaatatatgagggatgaaattgaaaaaaaaaaatctaatttcataaatttattcaaaataaaacaaatattaataataataataataatagaaaatatacCAAAtcttaagggaaaaaaaagtgaaggcTTTTCTAAAAATTTGGAAGTCCATCACAAAAATCAAGGATAGGagggaaaaagagaaaaaaaagtccaTGCGTGCCAAATTGGAGACAATTAGACTACAGACACCACCTAGGCATGGAGGGGCCGCTGAGACGCTTCGGTTACTAAACCTTCAGCCACTAGACGGCACCACACACATTGTCAAAACCCTGTAGTCAATGTTCACGCACATccaacttgatttttataatttctttatttagcAAATGGCCCAATGGCTCCTAATGAAACCtgagaattataaaataaccaaatttaaAAGACTAAAGTACCCCTAAACCGAAGggcaaattgttttaatttgaagggaaaggacGTAATTTAATTACGTTTAAATTAAGTAAAAGACTAAAAAGGCCATGAATGTtaatttcgtttttttttttttttacagccaaggataaattagtatttttactgtaaaaaaaattgaccacaGTGAATCACTGACCCCACTAGTTAAAGACTGAAGTACCCCACCAGTCAGTCCATTGACTTTTAGGGGCAaaacagtaaaaataattttccacaGTGTTTTGTGTCTTAAACTACAGTGAATCACTGACcccttttaagtttttattaaaatgaagcATTTCTATCATTTGGATTATGTGGCTGGAGTACAATTTGAAAAACTTTTACCACTCTTCACCGAGGCAACTCCTTCACTATATAATAATCTTTCTCATCTCTCAACTTCTTATGAAGTTCTACATCCAGGGGCTCTCAAGGAATTGCATTAGATGAATTGTGAAATGCTAccggtctttttttttaatttctttatctagAAGCAACTGCAGCTGTCATTTTAACCATGTTTATCTGACATTCCCTTGAATCCTTTTTTCTAGATGAAGAAAATTATTACcagacgagagagagagagagtaaatgAGTGAAACAACAAGCTTCTCAAAATCTATCCAGGTTAATGCTTTTTAAATGACATTTTTCCTCAAGTCTAATTGCTCTTACTTATATTGCCTAATAACCTAATAACACGGGGTGGTTAAAGGGAAACATATTACACTAGATCAATTGATatcttagtaaaaaaaaatttgctcaTTGACTCAAGTACATCACAGTCCAAAATATTTCTATTCTGGATTTCCCATATGAAATAGGGCACTGTTTATACAACAGTGAGGCATAAAAGAACCAgtttcacaataaaagataTGTACATTTTCATAATTGTGGTATATAAAAACCAGCTTCAACAAGTTTTACAACATAATCCTACTCCATGCTTTACCAAGGGGTATGTGTAGCCAGGCACCAATTTTTGGTCATGTATTTCAAAGAAAACATGGTATCGATTGCACATTCAAATCTCACTAGACCACGATCTTATATCTCATTAGGGTAGCAAAAGGAATCAGGATATGGTCACACTCACATCATACAGCTGCCTTTACTAGTGGCCATCTTGATCAACCAAAACTCACTCAAATAGGAAAACACTTAGTCAGATATGATAAAATGGAAAATAGAATGACTATGATAGCACAAACTCTGATCAACAACTCTATCACAAGGTTTCttaaaagaggaagaagaaaaaagagtgtTTTAACCCCTTATTTCTAGATAGGATAGCTTACAATAGAATGCAAAACACTAAGTAGTCAGATTTGATAAAATGAGACCACAACAGCTCAAACATTTATCAGTAATCGTATCACTAGGTTTCtcaaaaagaggaagaagaaaaaggagtgTTATGCCAAAAGGCTTTAACCCCTTATTGGAAGAACATCAAGTTCATCCAGCAGGAATAACTCAATCAATTGTCAAATGATCAATGAATCACTTGCAATAAATCACATAAGTTTTCCGCTCAACTCAAAATATCCTATATATATGGCTTTTGAGAAAACTTATTGTAAATATTGGAGAAAAAATTAGATATACAAGCGCTAGGAGAGGAGTgctaaaaacatgaatttttaagtAGATAAAATGACAGATTTATCCTGGCATCCATATGGCGACTGTCTTGTGGTCTTTACATGATTTCTGTTTGTGTTCTACACTTAATCCTCCAAAAGTCCATTGTTTTTCTTGATGTTCATGTAGTGCATAAACACCATCATATTAAGAAAAGCATGCATCCATGTTAAGGTTGCAtaggggagagggagagagagtatCAAACCTGAACAATTCTATGCCACTGCTGTTCCTTCTCAAGAGCAATCAATACCTGCTTAATTGACGCAATAGGAAATATTTGCTCCCATGCAACCCAGGCATCAAGAGCACCATAAACAGAATCCTTGCTGTCATTTAGATCTAAAAGCTGCATATATAAGATTGTGTCGTCATACTCTAACTACATAGTACAAGCTACGTGAAACAAGATGAATGTTTTTGGACATTGATGGCATATAGAAACTCTCAAAAATCACACCAAAATTAAGCAATCAATACCTCATAACTGTGAAAACTACCATGCAAATGAATAGCGATTGGTAATTTGGACTTTGTGTACTTACTGTGGTAATGAGAAATTTGATCTTATCCTTCTTGGAGACATTATCACCAATTTGGTTTCTCCTCAGATTCTGCCTTGAATTTCCATCACCGTGAACTGACTGAAACATTATTACATATATTTCAGGAGATTAATAACAtcaatcaaaatgaaacaagaGCAGCAATTATTTTGCATACCTGTAACAAAGGCGAAGCTGCTACAGCAGCAGAGTGTGTGTTAGATATTAGCATTTGAGCTTCAATTGTCGCTTTGAAGCTAAAATTCAGCAAGGTTTGGACCCTAACCACTCCTATTCTCCTTAAATGCCCAATCTGAATCATCAATAGAAGATCgaaaatgaaagtttaattAAAGTGATTAGTAGTAGTAACAGCAGAGCAGTGGTTTCATGGATAACAAGTGAAACAGCAGCAAATTAAGTGGCCATTACAGTAGAAGGGAGAGAAGACTGAACCTTACTGAAGAGCGAAGGAAACATTGTGTAAGATTGAGAATGAAAATTgccaataaaacaaaattgagtGAAGACGAGCCCTAAActattttctccaaaatatatcaaacaagCCAGCATTTTTACagtgaaagcaaaaaaaaaaaaccttgcctTGTTTATACAAAAGTTCGAGCATGAATTTCAATTCATAACAAGGTTCACATAATAATTACAAGTACAAGTGGAGCCTctgcctttaaaaaaaaaaaaaagggccatACCATTGCGGGTTTTGGCTGATTTAAACCCTGAAACGAATCTTAATCACCTACTCTGCAATCTTAACAACTCTCCACAACTAAGTTCCTCCAAATGTTTCTTCTGCGAGTCCTGGTTGTCCTGGACTCGTCGTCCTGAAGCTTGAAAGTTGGTGGTAGAGGCGCGGCTCCTCTTGTTGACGGAGGCTCGAACTAAGACGGTTTTTCATGTGGGTCGTGGGTGATGgaggattttgattttgtttattattattatttgtaaaattacCTGACATATTTATtcgtttttacattttatttctatttaatttatacaaCACTTTGgcgcaaataaaaaaaataacaaaaagaaatttaatatactTACAAGATTATAACTATATCAGCTGTCGTCGCATGAAATTATtccatttaataaaatttctacAGAGTGCAGAGAAATGTTACCTAAAATAGCTTACATTAAAAACTTGTTTAACAGTgaaattatagttgttttttaaataattttttatattaaaatacatgttaataatattttttaattttataaaaaattatttttgacatcaacacatcaaaataatttaaaaacactaaaaacatattaatttaaagctaataaaaaaaatttaaatatttttaaaatatttttaaaacacaaaaataaacaagcccTAAACCTCAGAATATTCATTTCGTGCTACTGTTACTCAAGTAAAAATGGTCACATATACATGCACCaggtttgtttatatatattatatatatatatatatatatattatatatatataatatatatatatatattaacttcgAACAttagcaaaaaatatataatatatttatttaaatacaatAGTTACTTTATTTACATAACATACATTATTCTTTACAAAAGCCTACCTAATGAAAAACTAGGAGAATATGGAAATGTTGGGTTAAGATGTCTGAGATGGATGCGAGGCACCTGTAAAACCACATAGAATTATAgtgtttatattaattttataaatatctattattacaagtattttttttattaaggtttaaAGCAGACATCATATTTATGAtccaattttaattataaatacaacTACTAATGTCATATAATACTTCAACGTCTTTCATTTTCcacaatgaaaattaattatccCTTTAGTTTAATCACACGAATTGTATCATTCCCTTGATATGTAATTTCCAATTCATTGCCTACTTAACCATTTATCCCTTGTAACAACCTAACTTGTGTTTcctaaaatatttcttaatttacaTCAATATGACTATTCCTTCGTTATTATCgaaatattctaaatattaatCTCTATCATGGCAATCaacttatttaatataatagtcATCACTATTAAATGATCTATTTTATGTAATAGTCCCCACAATtgcaaataactttttttatgtaatagTATATGGGACCGTTTGGTAGTGCGGTCGAAACTGCGTTTcgtcaaatttcaaaattttttttttgttttgctaaaattgagttcggtttgtactttttgaatcgttttgatgtgctgatgtcaaaaatgatttttaaaaaataaaaaaatatcattaacatgtatttcggcacgaaaagctatttgaaaagcaaccgctaccacactaccaaacacgctctataTGTCCTTGCAACCAACTCTTTATCACATTACAGACCCTACCATTGCAGCCGACTTATTTTATGTAATAATCCTCGACATTATGGTCAACTCATTACAACATTATACCTGTATACTTGCATTTTTACTAATTGATGTGCAAAACAATGACGTAAAtactatttcaataaataaataaataagtctaAGATTAAAAGCCTATACCTAGCATCACTACTACATGTGATCCTTCAGCAATGAGTCCCATGTTGGATGTCCCTCCGAATATTTAAGAAGGCATCTAAGTCAGTAtctcattcattttttatctattatcaCAACTATTTATTCGCATTAacctccattatttttttctaaaaatttatggATGTTCCACTTTTTGTTCaccaattttatcaattttatccatTGTAGTTCTCACATTTTgttcaccattttttttatccatttctaaaaaatacttaaactcaAATTAGATAGATCTTAAATTCATGAATTACATTAAGTTCCACTAGGATTCACATCAATAATAGTGAAAAAATGTTACATTCACGATGCTTGTAAGGACTTATGAAGATTTATAACAGCTACCATGGGTTTTGATCACCTAATTCCATTTAATTGCTTGAGATAATTAGTTTAGATATGTCCATAATCAtccaattaaaatgatatgcTAGGGATCTATGTTGATGTTATTGTAAATTAGGTCATattattgaaacaaaaatcaccaatttatataaagaaaggtattttgatcttttttattatgaatcatATGAAATTTATGAAGCTTGTTTATTATATAAGATTACCAAAACACCTTTTATTGGAAAGCTTGAAAGATctagtgaattttaaaaaatacatatagatGTATATAGACCAATAATGATTGATGTCATAGGTGGATATATGTATTTCATCACATGTATTAATGATTATTCTAGATATGATTATGTGTATTTGATGAAACTCAAGTTTGAATCATTTGAAAAGttcaaagaatttaaaaatgaaattgaaaaacaaacttgaAAGAATATCAAACTACTTTGATCAGATTAAGTTGGTAAATACTCAAGTCaagaattttaagattatttaaaagAGAATGGGATTCTCTCATAATAGACACATTATGGATCACTATAACATAATGGGATTTctgaaagaaaaaatcacaagTTATTAGATATCCATAATAAGCTATATAAACCTTTCATAATCTTTCTAGGGTTATATACCCTACAAACCCTACAAAATGTTGCTTACCTTTTAAAAAGGGTACCAACACAATCAATTGATAAGACTTccataaaagatataaaaaggtatgaaaccaaacttattatatttaaagatttGAAGTTATGACACTCATGTGAAAtgtattgtatttaaaaaactagaacTAAGTCAGATAAATGTATGTTTAtgggatattaaaaaaaaattattagatattatttttaccaACTCAATGAACCAAAAATGTTTGTCTTAACACACATTCCTTTTTTAGGGAAAACATTTGTTCTTAAAAGAAGTActtaaaggaaaataaaacttgaaacaGTTTAAGAACCATAAAGTAACATCCAAATGAAACTTGAgtttgcaactataacattggatgTTCAACTAGAAGCTCAAGACTTACAAGAACTTCATGGATTTGAGAGGACACGTTATACACCAATAAAATATAGACTTctcataaaagttaaaaataatgagtttctcaTAATTAATAAGTCTAccaattatttaaaagaaatatctaatattaattctaaaaaatgacTTAAGGCtatgaaatataaaatggaTTCCATATGCTCCACCTAAAAGGATAaacttatttaatataaatgtgtttttatgAGAAAGACTGACTTGAATGATAATGTATATATGTAAGAATTTAAAATAGTTATCAAAGGTTACAAACAAAGACAAGGGATTGACTTTAATGAAACTTTTTCATTGATAGCTATGCTAAAatttaggggtgagcaaaaaaaccgaaaaaccaattaaactgaaaaaccaaaaaaatcaaaccgtgaaaaaaaaaccatttaaaccgattaaaatttaaaaaaaaaacaaacggtttggttttggttttataagcctaaaaccgaACTAAGCCGACCGAACCTAGaccaaaaaaacccagaaaaaaccgagccaaactgaaaaaaccgagccaaacgaACCAAAACCGAGCCACactggtttgaaccggttttttttctaaaaaccaaaccaaaccaaaccaaaactggttagtttgaaccggttttggttcggggttttttttaattcagtttggttacttttttcttataaacatcGAACTAAatcgaaaatgatcacccctactAAAATTCATAAAGATTTTGCTTGCTATAGTTTCATACAATGATCATGAGATTTGATAAATGAATGTCAAAATTGCATTCAGGAATAAGAATcttcatgaatatatatatatatatatatatatatatatatatataacttgaagcttttaaatctaaaaaataatttcaacaaaATAGACAGGCTATAAAAAATCCATCTATTGAACTTAAACAAGCTTAAAGGAGttgaaatattcattttaataaaataatcaaaaagtttgatttcataaaaaaaaaatacaaataaaccttgtagttataaaaaaaggttaatgaGAGTGTgatcatttttataatattatatatgactgacacgaccaaaagattgatatcttcttccaagtgcaggagtgtcgaagtaataaataacctggcaaaaccgggatcgaaccacaaagaggttaattgtataaattataaataacaagacaataacaacaacaacaacaacaacaacaataaaaacaataataacaataacaataacagtaatagtaataatactcagtacgtggagttgttatacctgagaatgatctaaaagatcgggtcacagatttccaacctatatactgagtttatgaaaagatcaaagatatatattatataatataaaccgaatgtaaataataataataatattaataataatattaatagtaataatactaatagtagtagtagtagtagtagtagtaataaaaagaagaggaggaagaaattaataagaactttgagatggaagattaatgtaaggattaaacaatgataaaaacaaatgtcaaggttaaaggatccactaatggtatttcaaacaagtatagtataaactcttattattcaattggaaatcacacacaaaggaggttccaatcggatgatttctcattaatagctcattataaaattattaacatgatatattaattatcttatttacataacaccaaacttttaaatattatcaggaattcatgatgttaactaatgttaataacaaatcaagttcctttcatagcccaggtgtaggtaataccatacggttaggctatgagagtgccaaacatttgttgtaccaagtgttatacaacacgaatctagattaaccatttaacaagcaagatattaagaattagtaagataaaaagataagacatgttaatattaaacattaaagtccatattgagtttacactatacttgtttttacaccattagtgtaaccttttcaccttgacataataaacttagctaaacataatgaagaagagaaacataaataaacaaaataagaacataaagaaaatacaagttaactaagtaaaggaaaggaaatgaaaagcataaacaagatattaatgaaagcaaaacttaaaaattacaaaaaaaatataaagagagaaataaagagcatgaacttgatctgaacaaccaagctcccaaatacatggcaaatgcctcctt
This genomic window contains:
- the LOC118037532 gene encoding pentatricopeptide repeat-containing protein At4g21190 isoform X2; translated protein: MIGHLRRIGVVRVQTLLNFSFKATIEAQMLISNTHSAAVAASPLLQSVHGDGNSRQNLRRNQIGDNVSKKDKIKFLITTLLDLNDSKDSVYGALDAWVAWEQIFPIASIKQVLIALEKEQQWHRIVQVIKWMLSKGQGTTMGTYAQFIRALDMDHRAKEAHEFWLKKIGRDLHSVPWQLCNRMISIYYRNNMLENLIKLFKGLEAFDRQPPEKSIVQKVADSYEMLGLLEEKERVLEKYNHIFVEAGKGRNKKLRNASSKKNKKSEKPKNESASDTLADAVDDKKLSQSLSEHCR
- the LOC118037532 gene encoding pentatricopeptide repeat-containing protein At4g18975, chloroplastic isoform X1 — its product is MLACLIYFGENSLGLVFTQFCFIGNFHSQSYTMFPSLFSKIGHLRRIGVVRVQTLLNFSFKATIEAQMLISNTHSAAVAASPLLQSVHGDGNSRQNLRRNQIGDNVSKKDKIKFLITTLLDLNDSKDSVYGALDAWVAWEQIFPIASIKQVLIALEKEQQWHRIVQVIKWMLSKGQGTTMGTYAQFIRALDMDHRAKEAHEFWLKKIGRDLHSVPWQLCNRMISIYYRNNMLENLIKLFKGLEAFDRQPPEKSIVQKVADSYEMLGLLEEKERVLEKYNHIFVEAGKGRNKKLRNASSKKNKKSEKPKNESASDTLADAVDDKKLSQSLSEHCR